Proteins from a single region of Centropristis striata isolate RG_2023a ecotype Rhode Island chromosome 9, C.striata_1.0, whole genome shotgun sequence:
- the nphs2 gene encoding podocin: MTDVSTTSDQYSNISSSSLLSNPLNRSSSMYPCGKPLTDLSSRNIQTAINPMLFTAEPPDRMEKSSKVHCGTLPRPRTTTRKERENRASLPTRNHRQRPSKAGRVPPSVGKERLQNEKPETKETEIKVSSTVVDIDTVREDEVKQENLGLLEVAEQEDGLKRKNLGVFEWLLMVFVLALVLLVLPLSIWFCVKVVREHERAVIFRLGHLLRGKPRGPGLIFYLPLLDVCHKVDIRLQMLKVPPHTVVTKDLARPELSAVCYYQIENVALCSAALSCLTTMLQTLVQASVRDILSQHTFSHILLHRRRIGQQIQAAVDSVACRWGIRVERADIEELTFPLELQQSLAAEAEAKRQHQVRVKAADGERDAWEGFRASLRLLHPALVLPIPPDLLSVTPDLSSLPPPPPPAVEGEGGTTDGEPDTDSPMM; this comes from the exons ATGACTGATG TGTCTACAACATCAGATCAATACAGCaatatcagcagcagcagcctcctcaGCAACCCCCTCAACAGAAGCTCTTCAATGTACCCATGCG GAAAACCACTCACTGACCTATCAAGCAGAAACATCCAGACAGCCATCAATCCTATGCTCTTTACTGCAGAGCCTCCAGACAGAATGGAGAAGTCCTCTAAAGTCCACTGCGGTACTCTGCCTAGACCTAGAACGACGACcaggaaggagagggagaacAGAGCCTCTTTACCCACCAGAAATCACCGACAACGGCCATCGAAGGCAGGCCGGGTCCCACCATCAGTGGGGAAAGAGAGACTACAAAATGAGAAGCCAGagacaaaagagacagaaattaaagtGAGCTCCACTGTGGTGGACATAGACACCGTGAGAGAGGATGAGGTCAAGCAGGAGAACCTGGGGCTCCTGGAAGTGGCGGAGCAGGAGGACG GTCTGAAGCGCAAGAACCTGGGAGTGTTTGAGTGGTTGCTGATGGTCTTTGTCTTGGCTCTGGTTCTCCTCGTCCTCCCTCTTTCCATCTGGTTCTGTGTCAAA GTAGTGAGGGAGCATGAGAGAGCTGTGATCTTCAGACTGGGTCACCTACTTCGTGGAAAACCAAGAGGTCCAG GCCTTATTTTCTACCTTCCACTCCTTGATGTGTGTCACAAGGTCGACATCCGACTGCAAATGCTGAAGGTTCCTCCTCACACG GTGGTGACAAAGGACTTGGCGAGGCCAGAGCTGAGTGCAGTGTGTTATTACCAGATAGAAAATGTGGCTTTGTGCAGCGCAGCTCTGTCCTGTCTCACCACCATGCTGCAGACTCTGGTCCAGGCATCAGTCAGGGACATTCTCTCCCAACACACATTCAGCCACATCCTGCTGCACAGGAGGAGGATCGGACAGCAGATACAAGCAGCTGTGGACTCGGTTGCTTGCCGCTGGGGCATCAGGGTGGAGAGAGCAGACAt AGAGGAGCTCACTTTTCCTTTGGAGTTACAGCAGAGTCTGGCTGCAGAGGCCGAGGCCAAGAGACAGCACCAGGTCAGA gtAAAAGCAGCAGACGGGGAGAGAGATGCCTGGGAGGGCTTCAGGGCTTCCCTCCGTCTCCTCCATCCAGCCCTGGTCCTTCCAATCCCCCCAGATCTCCTCAGCGTGACCCCTGACCTCTCATCTCTaccaccccctcctccccctgctgtggaaggagaaggagggacGACAGACGGGGAACCAGATACAGACTCACCAATGATGTGA
- the tdrd5 gene encoding tudor domain-containing protein 5 isoform X1, producing MSADKMNQEQVLARLKNDVRSLLISSKQGLDPDQLRKDYIAISGHPMPLKLLGFRHIMDMVKEMPDVVSINFRPDGSTFLKAVSDDSTQNIEELVAKQRVSKSKKKFSRGEVSNYSPRYCHKSPAVVLPRRGRAPPAVPAQLRAKLYILLSQGPIRLSDLEFSFMHCYGYPLRVHNYGFYSTGEMLDGMADMVLIQQSRLGSVITLRQQMLPRPLVPPTSSPRRTGPVKSESLGTDKSSFKGTETKTQTPTKSPVSEKQSPLTQPDTKTTLGPVDQESSTLSNKPQVVDKNKEGDSELCQDAQLFQKRLLMLEEELRQRILENGVAGTISQELKDKLRKVVGQTSGGLSVHDLPAEYMKLFGEDVPLQQSGFVSVTEMVSAMSDTFHLKPVVGDNGQHWIVMDIQDSVNTQSDSKVPESFANSGKRPRSYYFSCGESPWKGNVEGDDDDITADDENEELETSSNSKTHKMLSQLYPVIQGHCSPVVPLDALQSQRLKPPTRHGARELAVVLVEHVESPGHFYIRFSETEEAQAMQDMIIEMRRCYTHPKVSERYSLPERFVRQGQVCCVSPKGMWFYRVVIHQIISPTQIEVYYVDFGDITVVQSSKLKFLKSCYADLPAQAVPSSLVGIQPTTGSWTAEAKDSFHKLCIDRTLVGALDCYTGDVLQLYLCDTHSDDDVYIHSVLLSQGHGTACSPAASAALCVHVRPVSLYLGEGMVDLPEVEEVDAVSPKQTNMLDQFMSASPKVEDEEMPALEFIEDNEVSPHIQGMDINPFNALLNDQTITCGEFGWALTKKSPLHPSCPTSNPLTPLTPPDLIQTQTTPAHCKADPNVLSMTPPPTPASITPSYYPGPEKEQHQPKFTAELLAKPPPLLRTLSLHTPDLGQIHNCTQGVPVSPLHLRKSGILFPLFGAR from the exons ATGTCAGCAGACAAGATGAACCAGGAACAGGTTTTAGCAAGGCTGAAGAACGATGTCCGTTCCTTGCTCATTTCATCTAAGCAGGGCTTGGACCCTGATCAGCTCAGGAAAGACTATATCGCCATTTCTGGGCATCCCATGCCTCTGAAACTCCTGGGCTTCAGACACATCATGGATATGGTGAAGGAGATGCCTGACGTGGTGTCGATTAACTTCAGGCCAGATGGCAGCACATTCTTAAAGG CTGTTAGCGACGACTCCACCCAAAACATTGAGGAGCTGGTAGCGAAGCAACGTGTGTCTAAATCTAAAAAGAAGTTCAGTAGGGGAGAAGTCAGCAATTACTCGCCCCGCTACTGTCACAAGTCCCCTGCTGTGGTCCTTCCCAGGAGAGGTCGTGCTCCTCCGGCTGTCCCAGCCCAGCTGAGAGCAAAGCTCTACATACTGCTGTCCCAG GGTCCAATCAGGTTGTCCGACCTGGAGTTTAGCTTCATGCACTGCTATGGCTACCCGCTGCGTGTCCACAACTATGGCTTTTACTCCACTGGCGAGATGCTGGATGGAATGGCGGACATGGTTCTGATCCAGCAGAGCAGGCTGGGCTCAGTTATTACCCTGAGGCAACAAATGCTGCCCAGACCGCTGGTCCCACCTACCAGCTCACCTAGGAGGACTGGACCTGTAAAGTCAGAATCTCTTGGAACTGACAAGTCATCATTCAAAGGGACAGAAACCAAAACGCAGACACCAACAAAATCCCCAG TCTCAGAGAAGCAGAGCCCTTTGACCCAGCCTGATACAAAGACTACCTTGGGCCCTGTTGATCAAGAGTCATCAACTCTGAGTAACAAGCCACAAGTAGTTGACAAGAATAAGGAAGGGGACTCAGAGCTCTGTCAGGATGCTCAGCTCTTTCAGAAACGTCTCCTCATG CTGGAAGAGGAGCTTCGCCAGCGAATCCTGGAGAATGGAGTTGCTGGCACCATTAGTCAGGAGCTGAAGGATAAGCTACGAAAG GTTGTAGGTCAGACCAGTGGTGGATTATCGGTGCACGATCTGCCTGCTGAgtacatg AAGCTTTTTGGTGAGGATGTTCCTCTACAACAGAGCGGCTTTGTCAGTGTCACTGAAATGGTCAGTGCCATGAGTGACACCTTCCATCTGAAACCTGTAGTGGGTGACAATGGGCAGCACTGGATAGTCATGGACATACAGGACAGTGTCAATACACAATCAG aCTCAAAAGTGCCTGAGAGTTTTGCTAACAGTGGGAAGCGGCCAAGGAGCTACTATTTCAGCTGTGGAGAGTCTCCTTGGAAAGGAAACGTGGAaggagatgatgatgatatcaCAGCTGATGATGAGAATGAGGAGCTAGAGACCAGTAGCAATtccaaaacccacaaaatg CTGTCTCAGTTGTACCCTGTCATTCAGGGACATTGCAGCCCTGTGGTGCCCTTAGATGCCCTGCAGAGTCAACGTCTCAAACCCCCAACACGTCATGGTGCTCGTGAGCTGGCAGTAGTCCTGGTGGAACATGTGGAGTCGCCTGGACATTTCTACATCCGCTTCAGTGAGACTGAGGAGGCCCAAGCGATGCAGGATATGATAATTGAGATGAG ACGATGCTATACCCATCCTAAGGTGTCTGAGCGCTACAGCCTCCCTGAGCGATTTGTTCGACAAGGTCAAGTGTGCTGTGTGTCGCCCAAAGGGATGTGGTTCTACCGGGTGGTGATCCATCAGATCATCAGCCCCACTCAGATCGAGGTGTACTACGTGGACTTTGGCGATATCACTGTGGTACAGAGCTCCAAACTCAAGTTTCTAAA GTCATGTTATGCGGATCTTCCGGCACAAGCAGTTCCGTCATCACTTGTTGGAATTCAACCCACCACT GGCAGCTGGACTGCTGAGGCAAAGGATTCTTTCCACAAGCTGTGCATCGATCGCACCCTGGTGGGCGCTTTGGATTGTTACACTGGAGATGTGCTTCAGCTCTACCTGTGTGACACACATAGTGATGACGACGTCTACATCCACTCTGTCCTGCTGAGCCAGGGCCACGGGACAGCCTGCAGCCCTGCAGCCAGTGCAGCA TTGTGTGTCCATGTTCGCCCAGTGAGTCTCTATCTGGGGGAGGGAATGGTTGACCTGCCAGAGGTAGAAGAGGTGGACGCTGTTTCACCCAAGCAAACAAATATGCTTGATCAGTTCATGTCTGCTTCACCGAag GTTGAAGATGAAGAGATGCCCGCCCTGGAGTTTATTGAGGACAATGAGGTCAGCCCCCATATCCAG GGTATGGACATCAACCCCTTCAATGCTCTGCTAAATGATCAAACCATCACCTGTGGTGAATTTGGCTGGGCCCTGACCAAAAAATCGCCTCTGCACCCTTCCTGTCCGACCTCCAACCCTCTTACCCCTCTCACCCCTCCGGATTTGATACAGACCCAGACAACCCCAGCTCACTGTAAAGCTGATCCTAAC GTTCTGAGCATGACTCCTCCACCAACCCCAGCCAGTATCACTCCCAGCTACTATCCAGGACCAGAAAAGGAGCAGCACCAGCCCAAATTCACTGCCGAGTTGTTGGCCAAGCCACCTCCACTCCTGAGGACCCTGAGCCTCCACACCCCGGACCTGGGCCAAATCCACAACTGCACTCAGG GTGTACCAGTGTCTCCGCTCCACCTGAGAAAGTCTGGCATCCTATTTCCTCTGTTTGGGGCCAGGTAG
- the tdrd5 gene encoding tudor domain-containing protein 5 isoform X2 — MSADKMNQEQVLARLKNDVRSLLISSKQGLDPDQLRKDYIAISGHPMPLKLLGFRHIMDMVKEMPDVVSINFRPDGSTFLKAVSDDSTQNIEELVAKQRVSKSKKKFSRGEVSNYSPRYCHKSPAVVLPRRGRAPPAVPAQLRAKLYILLSQGPIRLSDLEFSFMHCYGYPLRVHNYGFYSTGEMLDGMADMVLIQQSRLGSVITLRQQMLPRPLVPPTSSPRRTGPVKSESLGTDKSSFKGTETKTQTPTKSPVSEKQSPLTQPDTKTTLGPVDQESSTLSNKPQVVDKNKEGDSELCQDAQLFQKRLLMLEEELRQRILENGVAGTISQELKDKLRKVVGQTSGGLSVHDLPAEYMLFGEDVPLQQSGFVSVTEMVSAMSDTFHLKPVVGDNGQHWIVMDIQDSVNTQSDSKVPESFANSGKRPRSYYFSCGESPWKGNVEGDDDDITADDENEELETSSNSKTHKMLSQLYPVIQGHCSPVVPLDALQSQRLKPPTRHGARELAVVLVEHVESPGHFYIRFSETEEAQAMQDMIIEMRRCYTHPKVSERYSLPERFVRQGQVCCVSPKGMWFYRVVIHQIISPTQIEVYYVDFGDITVVQSSKLKFLKSCYADLPAQAVPSSLVGIQPTTGSWTAEAKDSFHKLCIDRTLVGALDCYTGDVLQLYLCDTHSDDDVYIHSVLLSQGHGTACSPAASAALCVHVRPVSLYLGEGMVDLPEVEEVDAVSPKQTNMLDQFMSASPKVEDEEMPALEFIEDNEVSPHIQGMDINPFNALLNDQTITCGEFGWALTKKSPLHPSCPTSNPLTPLTPPDLIQTQTTPAHCKADPNVLSMTPPPTPASITPSYYPGPEKEQHQPKFTAELLAKPPPLLRTLSLHTPDLGQIHNCTQGVPVSPLHLRKSGILFPLFGAR, encoded by the exons ATGTCAGCAGACAAGATGAACCAGGAACAGGTTTTAGCAAGGCTGAAGAACGATGTCCGTTCCTTGCTCATTTCATCTAAGCAGGGCTTGGACCCTGATCAGCTCAGGAAAGACTATATCGCCATTTCTGGGCATCCCATGCCTCTGAAACTCCTGGGCTTCAGACACATCATGGATATGGTGAAGGAGATGCCTGACGTGGTGTCGATTAACTTCAGGCCAGATGGCAGCACATTCTTAAAGG CTGTTAGCGACGACTCCACCCAAAACATTGAGGAGCTGGTAGCGAAGCAACGTGTGTCTAAATCTAAAAAGAAGTTCAGTAGGGGAGAAGTCAGCAATTACTCGCCCCGCTACTGTCACAAGTCCCCTGCTGTGGTCCTTCCCAGGAGAGGTCGTGCTCCTCCGGCTGTCCCAGCCCAGCTGAGAGCAAAGCTCTACATACTGCTGTCCCAG GGTCCAATCAGGTTGTCCGACCTGGAGTTTAGCTTCATGCACTGCTATGGCTACCCGCTGCGTGTCCACAACTATGGCTTTTACTCCACTGGCGAGATGCTGGATGGAATGGCGGACATGGTTCTGATCCAGCAGAGCAGGCTGGGCTCAGTTATTACCCTGAGGCAACAAATGCTGCCCAGACCGCTGGTCCCACCTACCAGCTCACCTAGGAGGACTGGACCTGTAAAGTCAGAATCTCTTGGAACTGACAAGTCATCATTCAAAGGGACAGAAACCAAAACGCAGACACCAACAAAATCCCCAG TCTCAGAGAAGCAGAGCCCTTTGACCCAGCCTGATACAAAGACTACCTTGGGCCCTGTTGATCAAGAGTCATCAACTCTGAGTAACAAGCCACAAGTAGTTGACAAGAATAAGGAAGGGGACTCAGAGCTCTGTCAGGATGCTCAGCTCTTTCAGAAACGTCTCCTCATG CTGGAAGAGGAGCTTCGCCAGCGAATCCTGGAGAATGGAGTTGCTGGCACCATTAGTCAGGAGCTGAAGGATAAGCTACGAAAG GTTGTAGGTCAGACCAGTGGTGGATTATCGGTGCACGATCTGCCTGCTGAgtacatg CTTTTTGGTGAGGATGTTCCTCTACAACAGAGCGGCTTTGTCAGTGTCACTGAAATGGTCAGTGCCATGAGTGACACCTTCCATCTGAAACCTGTAGTGGGTGACAATGGGCAGCACTGGATAGTCATGGACATACAGGACAGTGTCAATACACAATCAG aCTCAAAAGTGCCTGAGAGTTTTGCTAACAGTGGGAAGCGGCCAAGGAGCTACTATTTCAGCTGTGGAGAGTCTCCTTGGAAAGGAAACGTGGAaggagatgatgatgatatcaCAGCTGATGATGAGAATGAGGAGCTAGAGACCAGTAGCAATtccaaaacccacaaaatg CTGTCTCAGTTGTACCCTGTCATTCAGGGACATTGCAGCCCTGTGGTGCCCTTAGATGCCCTGCAGAGTCAACGTCTCAAACCCCCAACACGTCATGGTGCTCGTGAGCTGGCAGTAGTCCTGGTGGAACATGTGGAGTCGCCTGGACATTTCTACATCCGCTTCAGTGAGACTGAGGAGGCCCAAGCGATGCAGGATATGATAATTGAGATGAG ACGATGCTATACCCATCCTAAGGTGTCTGAGCGCTACAGCCTCCCTGAGCGATTTGTTCGACAAGGTCAAGTGTGCTGTGTGTCGCCCAAAGGGATGTGGTTCTACCGGGTGGTGATCCATCAGATCATCAGCCCCACTCAGATCGAGGTGTACTACGTGGACTTTGGCGATATCACTGTGGTACAGAGCTCCAAACTCAAGTTTCTAAA GTCATGTTATGCGGATCTTCCGGCACAAGCAGTTCCGTCATCACTTGTTGGAATTCAACCCACCACT GGCAGCTGGACTGCTGAGGCAAAGGATTCTTTCCACAAGCTGTGCATCGATCGCACCCTGGTGGGCGCTTTGGATTGTTACACTGGAGATGTGCTTCAGCTCTACCTGTGTGACACACATAGTGATGACGACGTCTACATCCACTCTGTCCTGCTGAGCCAGGGCCACGGGACAGCCTGCAGCCCTGCAGCCAGTGCAGCA TTGTGTGTCCATGTTCGCCCAGTGAGTCTCTATCTGGGGGAGGGAATGGTTGACCTGCCAGAGGTAGAAGAGGTGGACGCTGTTTCACCCAAGCAAACAAATATGCTTGATCAGTTCATGTCTGCTTCACCGAag GTTGAAGATGAAGAGATGCCCGCCCTGGAGTTTATTGAGGACAATGAGGTCAGCCCCCATATCCAG GGTATGGACATCAACCCCTTCAATGCTCTGCTAAATGATCAAACCATCACCTGTGGTGAATTTGGCTGGGCCCTGACCAAAAAATCGCCTCTGCACCCTTCCTGTCCGACCTCCAACCCTCTTACCCCTCTCACCCCTCCGGATTTGATACAGACCCAGACAACCCCAGCTCACTGTAAAGCTGATCCTAAC GTTCTGAGCATGACTCCTCCACCAACCCCAGCCAGTATCACTCCCAGCTACTATCCAGGACCAGAAAAGGAGCAGCACCAGCCCAAATTCACTGCCGAGTTGTTGGCCAAGCCACCTCCACTCCTGAGGACCCTGAGCCTCCACACCCCGGACCTGGGCCAAATCCACAACTGCACTCAGG GTGTACCAGTGTCTCCGCTCCACCTGAGAAAGTCTGGCATCCTATTTCCTCTGTTTGGGGCCAGGTAG